A single Pseudomonas brassicacearum DNA region contains:
- a CDS encoding TRAP transporter large permease subunit translates to MTLVIFLGSLIGSMALGMPIAFALLVVSVALMFYLDLFDAQIIAQNLLNGADSFPLMAVPFFMLAGEIMNVGGLSKRIVNIAMALVGHKRGGLGYVAIIASCLLASLSGSAVADAAALAALLVPMMVLAGHNRARSAGLIAAGGIIAPVIPPSIGFIVFGVASGVSISKLFLAGIVPGIMLGVALAIAWWFVSRSENVQTPPKQSRAEVLRALVEGSWAMGLPIIIIFGLKFGIFTPTEAAVVAAVYSLFVSLVIYREMKVSQLYEVILSSAKTTSVVMLLVAAAMVSSWLVTIADLPSQLAAVLEPFMDSPTLLLVVIMLMIILVATVMDMTPSILILTPVLMPAVTQAGIDPVYFGVLFLINTAIGLITPPVGTVLNVVSGVSKLNIEEIVRGVWPFLLAQLVVLFLLVAFPQLVLGPLKFFTG, encoded by the coding sequence ATGACACTGGTTATTTTCCTCGGGTCCTTGATAGGCAGCATGGCACTGGGCATGCCCATCGCGTTTGCCTTGCTGGTGGTCAGCGTGGCGTTGATGTTCTATCTGGATCTGTTCGACGCGCAAATCATTGCCCAGAACCTGCTCAACGGCGCGGACAGCTTCCCGCTGATGGCCGTGCCGTTCTTCATGCTGGCCGGCGAAATCATGAATGTCGGCGGCTTGTCCAAACGCATCGTCAACATCGCCATGGCACTGGTGGGGCACAAGCGCGGTGGTCTCGGTTACGTGGCTATCATCGCGTCCTGCCTGCTGGCGTCGCTCTCCGGTTCGGCCGTAGCCGATGCGGCGGCACTGGCGGCGTTATTGGTGCCCATGATGGTACTGGCTGGGCACAACCGGGCGCGCTCGGCGGGCTTGATCGCTGCCGGCGGCATCATCGCGCCGGTCATTCCGCCGAGCATTGGCTTCATTGTCTTTGGCGTGGCGTCCGGTGTGTCGATTTCCAAGTTGTTCCTGGCCGGTATCGTGCCAGGGATCATGCTCGGGGTGGCGCTCGCCATTGCCTGGTGGTTCGTCTCCCGTAGCGAGAATGTCCAGACGCCACCCAAGCAATCGCGTGCCGAGGTCCTGCGGGCATTGGTTGAGGGCAGCTGGGCCATGGGCTTGCCGATCATCATTATTTTCGGCCTCAAGTTCGGTATTTTCACCCCGACGGAAGCGGCGGTGGTGGCGGCGGTCTATTCGCTATTCGTATCCCTGGTGATCTACCGGGAAATGAAAGTCAGCCAGTTGTACGAGGTGATCCTGTCCTCGGCCAAGACCACTTCGGTGGTGATGCTACTGGTCGCCGCCGCCATGGTTTCTTCCTGGCTGGTGACCATTGCCGACCTGCCGAGCCAATTGGCGGCGGTGCTCGAGCCGTTCATGGACAGCCCGACGCTGTTGTTGGTGGTGATCATGCTGATGATCATCCTGGTCGCCACGGTCATGGACATGACGCCAAGCATCCTCATTCTCACACCCGTGCTGATGCCGGCGGTCACCCAGGCGGGCATCGACCCGGTTTACTTTGGCGTGTTGTTCCTGATCAACACCGCCATCGGCCTGATTACCCCGCCCGTGGGCACAGTGCTCAATGTGGTGAGCGGGGTTTCCAAGCTCAATATCGAGGAAATCGTTCGGGGCGTGTGGCCGTTCCTGCTTGCGCAACTGGTGGTGCTGTTCCTGCTGGTCGCATTCCCGCAGCTGGTCTTGGGGCCCTTGAAGTTCTTCACCGGTTGA
- a CDS encoding TRAP transporter small permease, with protein sequence MTKVVDLYFKLLKLLIVLCMVAMIVLVFGNVVLRYAFNSGISVSEELSRWFFVWMIFLGALVALKDRAHLGMNSLIKRLPPAGKRICLVISHFVMLYICWLIFSGSWQQAVINLEVVAPASGLSMALFYGAGLVFGASAAAILLYELYLALFGKLGDDELSMVKDNDAEVITPNSITADPITPNSIKSTRP encoded by the coding sequence ATGACAAAAGTCGTGGATCTGTATTTCAAGCTGCTCAAGCTGCTGATTGTGTTGTGCATGGTCGCGATGATCGTGCTGGTGTTCGGCAATGTGGTGCTGCGTTACGCCTTCAACTCTGGCATCAGTGTGTCGGAGGAGCTGTCGCGCTGGTTCTTCGTCTGGATGATTTTTCTCGGTGCCCTGGTGGCGCTCAAGGACCGCGCTCACCTGGGCATGAACAGCCTGATCAAGCGCTTGCCGCCGGCCGGCAAGCGTATCTGCCTGGTCATCAGTCATTTTGTGATGTTGTACATCTGCTGGCTGATCTTTAGCGGCAGTTGGCAACAAGCAGTGATCAACCTGGAGGTGGTCGCTCCGGCATCAGGTTTGTCCATGGCGCTGTTTTACGGTGCTGGCCTGGTGTTCGGCGCCAGTGCCGCTGCGATCCTGCTCTACGAGCTCTACCTGGCGCTGTTCGGCAAGCTGGGGGATGACGAGCTGTCGATGGTCAAGGACAACGACGCTGAGGTGATCACGCCTAACTCCATCACCGCAGACCCCATCACCCCTAACTCCATCAAGAGCACCCGCCCATGA
- the hpaR gene encoding homoprotocatechuate degradation operon regulator HpaR, which translates to MANPRPSLTLTLLQAREAAMAFFRPALNQHDLTEQQWRVIRILHQQGELESHQLAHQACILKPSMTGVLSRLERDGLVRRQKSSQDQRRVFVGLTERGQQCFVSMSEGMESNYRRIEEQFGEEKMQQLLALLNELKNIKP; encoded by the coding sequence ATGGCCAACCCCAGACCTTCATTGACCCTGACGCTGTTGCAAGCCCGCGAAGCCGCCATGGCATTTTTCCGCCCGGCGCTGAACCAGCATGACCTCACGGAACAGCAATGGCGGGTGATCCGCATCCTGCATCAGCAAGGGGAGCTGGAAAGCCATCAACTCGCCCACCAGGCGTGCATCCTCAAGCCCAGCATGACCGGTGTGCTCAGTCGCCTGGAGCGCGACGGCTTGGTGCGGCGGCAGAAGTCCAGCCAGGACCAGCGGCGGGTCTTTGTCGGGTTGACCGAGCGCGGCCAGCAGTGCTTCGTGTCCATGAGTGAGGGCATGGAAAGCAACTATCGACGGATCGAAGAGCAGTTCGGCGAGGAAAAAATGCAGCAGCTGCTTGCGTTGCTCAACGAGCTGAAGAACATCAAGCCTTGA
- the hpaA gene encoding 4-hydroxyphenylacetate catabolism regulatory protein HpaA, protein MTDRQPIPNINIGQVYDQRYSDAEVHYDRLANLADFFGRNMPVHRHDRFFQVHYVKSGTVRVYLDDQQYVESGPMFFLTPPTIPHSFVTEADSDGHVLTVRQQLVWQLIDADPSLAPAGVQMPAACVALAQLGPGQAAEVRRLEYLFEELSEEVTARRPGRSAALDALTRLIMISLLRLCSNSLEARPARHEDLKIFHRFNELIEAHYLQHWPLSRYAEGIGVTEARLNDVCRRIADLPSKRLIMERLMQEAKRLLLFTGSSANEICYQLGFKDPAYFSRFFQRYAQLTPGEYRQRQSGLR, encoded by the coding sequence ATGACTGACCGTCAGCCGATCCCGAACATCAACATTGGTCAGGTGTACGACCAGCGCTACAGCGACGCCGAAGTGCATTACGACCGACTCGCCAACCTGGCGGATTTTTTTGGCCGCAACATGCCGGTTCACCGCCACGACCGGTTCTTCCAGGTGCACTACGTCAAGAGCGGCACCGTGCGCGTGTACCTGGACGATCAGCAGTACGTCGAGTCCGGGCCGATGTTCTTCCTCACACCGCCGACCATTCCCCATTCCTTCGTAACCGAGGCCGACAGTGACGGGCATGTGCTGACGGTGCGCCAGCAATTGGTGTGGCAGTTGATCGACGCCGACCCGAGCCTGGCGCCGGCGGGCGTGCAAATGCCGGCAGCCTGCGTTGCGCTGGCGCAATTGGGGCCTGGGCAGGCGGCAGAGGTGCGGCGGTTGGAATACCTGTTCGAGGAATTGAGCGAGGAGGTGACGGCCAGGCGCCCTGGGCGTAGCGCAGCACTGGACGCATTGACGCGGCTGATCATGATCAGCCTGCTACGGTTGTGTTCCAACTCCCTTGAGGCCAGGCCGGCGCGGCATGAAGACCTGAAGATCTTTCACCGCTTCAACGAGTTGATCGAGGCCCATTACTTGCAGCATTGGCCGTTGTCGCGCTACGCCGAAGGCATCGGCGTGACCGAGGCGCGCCTCAATGACGTGTGCCGACGCATCGCCGACCTGCCTTCCAAGCGCCTGATCATGGAGCGGCTGATGCAGGAGGCCAAGCGACTGTTGTTGTTCACCGGCAGCTCGGCCAATGAAATCTGCTACCAGCTCGGGTTCAAGGACCCTGCGTATTTCAGTCGGTTTTTCCAGCGTTACGCCCAGCTCACGCCGGGGGAGTATCGCCAGCGGCAATCGGGGTTGCGCTGA
- a CDS encoding fumarylacetoacetate hydrolase family protein: MSRALHDVATGTLFGVALNYQGLLKQRLAEFEQPPYQKPPLKPVLFIKTPNTRNRHGADVVHPGRGETLQPGPALGVVMGKSASRVSAAEALDYVAGYTIVNEFSLPEDSYYRPAVKAKCRDGFCAVGPELVPTTQVADPHSLTITLYVNGEVRQQNSTANFVRNIPQLIAEISEFMTLHAGDVLITGTPEGRVDVLPGDRVEVDISGLGRLVNAVVADETGAGS, translated from the coding sequence ATGAGCCGTGCCCTGCATGACGTCGCGACCGGCACCCTGTTCGGGGTCGCGCTGAACTACCAGGGGCTGCTGAAGCAGCGCCTCGCCGAGTTCGAGCAACCGCCCTACCAGAAGCCGCCGCTCAAGCCCGTGCTGTTCATCAAGACCCCCAATACCCGCAACCGGCACGGCGCCGATGTGGTTCACCCAGGTCGCGGCGAAACACTGCAACCAGGGCCGGCGCTTGGCGTGGTCATGGGCAAGTCGGCCAGTCGCGTCAGCGCCGCCGAAGCCCTGGACTACGTGGCCGGCTACACCATCGTCAATGAATTCAGCCTCCCGGAAGACAGCTATTACCGCCCCGCCGTCAAGGCCAAGTGCCGGGACGGCTTCTGCGCCGTCGGCCCGGAACTGGTGCCCACCACTCAGGTGGCCGACCCCCACAGCCTGACGATCACGCTGTACGTCAACGGCGAGGTCCGCCAGCAGAACAGCACGGCCAACTTCGTTCGCAACATTCCCCAACTGATTGCCGAGATCAGCGAGTTCATGACCCTGCATGCTGGCGACGTGCTGATCACCGGCACGCCTGAAGGCCGGGTCGACGTACTGCCCGGCGATCGGGTCGAAGTGGACATCAGCGGCCTGGGCCGTCTGGTCAATGCCGTCGTGGCCGACGAAACAGGAGCAGGTTCATGA
- a CDS encoding fumarylacetoacetate hydrolase family protein translates to MKHARIRFEGQDHAVTVEAHNAVRLADGRLLAEDQVQWLPPASGSMFALGLNYADHAAELAFKPPTEPLAFIKSPGTYTGHHQVTWRPDNVAYMHYECELVAVIGKAARNVKREDALQYLAGYTVCNDYAIRDYLENYYRPNLRVKNRDATTPVGPWIVDVADVPDPSNLTLRTWINGELRQEGSTRDMIFDIPYLIEYLSSFMTLQPGDMIATGTPEGLADVVPGDEVIVEVEGVGRLVNRIVSEAEFFASRKEA, encoded by the coding sequence ATGAAACACGCGCGCATTCGTTTTGAAGGACAGGATCACGCCGTCACCGTTGAAGCTCACAACGCCGTACGCCTGGCTGACGGTCGCTTGCTGGCCGAGGACCAGGTCCAGTGGCTGCCACCGGCCAGCGGCAGCATGTTCGCCCTGGGCCTGAACTATGCCGATCACGCCGCCGAACTGGCGTTCAAGCCACCAACCGAACCCCTGGCCTTCATCAAATCCCCTGGGACCTACACCGGCCACCATCAGGTGACCTGGCGCCCTGACAACGTCGCCTACATGCATTACGAGTGCGAGCTCGTGGCGGTCATCGGCAAAGCGGCGCGCAACGTCAAGCGCGAGGACGCGCTGCAATACCTGGCCGGCTACACCGTGTGCAACGACTACGCGATCCGCGATTACCTGGAAAACTACTACCGACCCAACCTGCGGGTGAAGAACCGTGACGCGACGACGCCCGTCGGCCCATGGATCGTCGATGTGGCCGATGTGCCGGACCCGAGCAACCTGACGCTGCGCACCTGGATCAATGGCGAACTGCGCCAGGAAGGCTCGACCCGCGACATGATTTTCGACATCCCGTACCTGATCGAATACCTGTCCAGCTTCATGACCTTGCAACCCGGCGACATGATCGCCACCGGCACGCCGGAAGGCCTGGCGGACGTGGTGCCCGGCGATGAAGTGATCGTGGAAGTGGAAGGCGTCGGCCGTCTGGTCAATCGAATTGTCAGCGAAGCCGAGTTCTTCGCATCCCGTAAAGAGGCGTGA
- the hpaE gene encoding 5-carboxymethyl-2-hydroxymuconate semialdehyde dehydrogenase produces MIKHWINGREVESKDVFVNYNPATGEAIGEVASGGAEEVAQAVAAAKEAFPKWANTPAKERARLMRKLGELIEQNVPKLAELETLDTGLPIHQTKNVLIPRASHNFDFFAEVCTRMDGHTYPVDDQMLNYTLYQPVGVCALVSPWNVPFMTATWKTAPCLALGNTAVLKMSELSPLTANELGRLAVEAGLPNGVLNVIQGYGATAGDALVRHPDVRAISFTGGTATGKKIMQTAGLKKYSMELGGKSPVLIFEDADLERALDAALFTIFSLNGERCTAGSRIFIQESVYPQFVAEFAARAKRLIVGDPQDPKTQVGSMITQAHYDKVTGYIKIGLDEGATLLAGGLERPANLPAHLSRGQFIQPTVFADVNNNMRIAQEEIFGPVVCLIPFKDEAQALQLANDTEYGLASYIWTQDIGKAHRLAHGIEAGMVFINSQNVRDLRQPFGGVKGSGTGREGGQYSFEVFAEIKNVCISMGSHHIPRWGA; encoded by the coding sequence ATGATCAAACACTGGATCAACGGCCGTGAGGTCGAAAGCAAAGACGTGTTCGTCAACTACAACCCGGCAACCGGCGAAGCCATTGGCGAAGTCGCCAGCGGCGGTGCCGAGGAAGTCGCCCAAGCGGTCGCCGCGGCCAAGGAAGCGTTTCCGAAATGGGCCAACACCCCGGCCAAGGAACGCGCCCGGCTGATGCGCAAGCTCGGTGAACTGATCGAGCAGAACGTGCCGAAACTGGCCGAACTGGAAACCCTCGACACGGGCTTGCCGATTCACCAGACCAAGAACGTGCTGATCCCGCGTGCCTCGCACAACTTCGATTTCTTTGCCGAAGTCTGCACGCGGATGGACGGTCACACCTATCCGGTCGATGATCAGATGCTCAACTACACCCTGTACCAACCGGTGGGTGTCTGCGCGCTGGTATCGCCCTGGAACGTCCCGTTCATGACCGCGACCTGGAAGACCGCGCCGTGCCTGGCGCTGGGCAACACGGCCGTGCTGAAGATGTCCGAGCTGTCGCCGTTGACCGCCAACGAGCTGGGTCGCCTGGCGGTCGAGGCTGGCCTGCCCAATGGCGTGTTGAACGTGATCCAGGGTTACGGCGCCACCGCCGGCGATGCGCTGGTGCGCCACCCGGATGTGCGGGCGATCTCCTTCACTGGCGGCACCGCCACCGGCAAGAAAATCATGCAGACCGCCGGGTTGAAAAAGTACTCGATGGAACTGGGCGGCAAGTCGCCGGTGCTGATTTTCGAAGACGCCGACCTCGAACGCGCCCTCGACGCCGCGCTGTTCACGATTTTTTCCCTCAATGGCGAGCGCTGCACCGCCGGCAGCCGGATCTTCATCCAGGAAAGCGTCTACCCGCAGTTCGTGGCCGAGTTCGCCGCCCGCGCCAAACGCCTGATCGTCGGTGATCCGCAGGACCCGAAAACCCAGGTCGGCTCGATGATCACCCAGGCTCACTACGACAAGGTCACCGGCTACATCAAGATCGGCCTCGATGAAGGCGCCACCCTCCTGGCCGGCGGCCTGGAGCGTCCGGCGAATTTGCCGGCGCACTTGAGCCGCGGCCAGTTCATCCAGCCAACGGTATTTGCTGACGTGAACAACAACATGCGCATCGCCCAGGAAGAAATCTTCGGCCCGGTGGTGTGCCTGATCCCGTTCAAGGACGAGGCCCAAGCCCTGCAATTGGCCAACGACACCGAATACGGCCTGGCCTCGTACATCTGGACCCAGGACATCGGCAAGGCCCATCGCCTGGCCCATGGCATCGAGGCCGGCATGGTGTTCATCAACAGCCAGAACGTGCGCGACCTGCGCCAGCCTTTCGGCGGCGTGAAGGGTTCCGGAACCGGCCGCGAAGGCGGACAGTACAGCTTTGAAGTGTTTGCCGAGATCAAGAACGTTTGCATCTCCATGGGCAGCCATCACATACCGCGGTGGGGTGCATGA
- the hpaD gene encoding 3,4-dihydroxyphenylacetate 2,3-dioxygenase, with protein sequence MGEVVLAAKICHVPSMYLSELPGKHHGCRAAAIAGHKEIGRRARELGADTAVVFDVHWLVNSAYHVNSGAHFKGIYTSNELPHFIKNMEYEYSGAPELGELIAAEANAADVRTLAHNIPSLELEYGTLVPMRYMHMDVAQEQKFNVVSIAAWCAWHRLQDSFTFGAAVRRAIEKSDRKVLVLASGSLSHRFSDDRNAEANIHNWTREFDKQVDLHVVEMWRQGRWKEFCAMLPDYAEHCFGEGKMHDTAMLLGLLGGPDYDKPAEIITEPFGSSGTGQINAVFPV encoded by the coding sequence ATGGGCGAAGTCGTCCTGGCTGCGAAAATCTGCCACGTTCCCTCGATGTACCTGTCGGAGCTGCCCGGCAAGCACCACGGTTGCCGTGCCGCCGCGATTGCCGGCCACAAGGAAATCGGTCGCCGCGCCCGTGAACTGGGGGCCGATACCGCCGTGGTGTTCGACGTGCACTGGCTGGTCAACAGCGCCTATCACGTCAACAGCGGCGCGCACTTCAAGGGCATCTACACCAGCAACGAGCTGCCGCACTTCATCAAGAACATGGAGTACGAGTACTCAGGCGCCCCGGAACTGGGTGAACTGATCGCCGCCGAGGCCAATGCCGCCGATGTGCGCACCCTGGCCCACAACATCCCGAGCCTTGAGCTGGAATACGGCACGCTGGTGCCCATGCGCTACATGCACATGGACGTTGCCCAGGAACAGAAATTCAACGTCGTGTCGATTGCCGCCTGGTGCGCCTGGCACCGCCTGCAAGACAGCTTCACCTTCGGTGCCGCCGTGCGCCGGGCCATCGAAAAAAGCGACCGCAAGGTGCTGGTGCTCGCGTCCGGCTCGCTGTCGCACCGTTTCTCCGATGATCGCAACGCTGAAGCCAACATCCACAACTGGACGCGGGAGTTCGACAAGCAGGTCGACCTGCACGTCGTCGAAATGTGGCGCCAAGGCCGCTGGAAAGAGTTCTGCGCCATGCTCCCGGACTACGCCGAACACTGCTTCGGCGAAGGCAAGATGCATGACACAGCGATGCTGCTGGGGTTGCTCGGCGGGCCGGACTACGACAAGCCTGCCGAAATCATCACCGAGCCTTTCGGCAGCTCCGGCACTGGACAGATCAACGCTGTCTTCCCTGTTTGA
- a CDS encoding 5-carboxymethyl-2-hydroxymuconate Delta-isomerase has protein sequence MPHFIAEYTDNIEQQADLPGLFEKVHALLGDSGVFPLGGIRSRGVRLDTWRMADGKHDYAFVHMTLKVGHGRDLATRQKVAEKLFEVITAHFAELQAQRLLALSFEMTELHEQLNFKANNVHAFLKAQAT, from the coding sequence ATGCCCCATTTCATTGCCGAATACACCGACAACATCGAACAACAAGCCGACCTGCCCGGCCTGTTTGAAAAGGTCCACGCCTTGCTGGGCGACAGCGGCGTGTTCCCCCTGGGTGGCATCCGCAGCCGCGGCGTGCGCCTGGACACCTGGCGCATGGCCGACGGCAAGCACGATTACGCCTTCGTGCACATGACCTTGAAAGTCGGCCATGGTCGTGACCTGGCCACCCGCCAGAAAGTTGCGGAAAAACTCTTCGAGGTGATCACCGCGCACTTCGCCGAGCTCCAGGCCCAACGCCTGCTGGCCCTGTCGTTCGAGATGACCGAGCTGCACGAACAGCTCAACTTCAAGGCCAACAACGTGCATGCCTTCCTCAAGGCCCAGGCCACTTAA
- a CDS encoding MFS transporter, translated as MSTANTADTAGTVAHDRTHATITWRLMPLLLVCYLFAHLDRINIGFAKMQMSADLQFSDTVYGFGAGLFFIAYALFGVPSNMALDRVGPRRWIATLMVVWGALSTGMFLIDSAAGFYVLRFLLGVAEAGFFPGILVFLNRWYPARRRAQVTALFAIAVPMAGVIGGPLSGGILEHFHDLGGLRGWQWMFVIEGLPVILLGLVVLKCLPDNFETVKWLTPQAKQQLREQLSLEEQRKSITSFSAILNNRQVWLLVAVYFAVMLAVNTLAFWMPTLIHGAGIGSDGKVGLLSAVPYLAGCFFMIGCGRSSDRHRERRWHLCVPLLMAALGIAVTGLSPGNPTLVLSGLIVAGMGASAALPMFWQLPPAFLSNGTQAAGIALISSFGSIASFFAPYLIGWMRDTTQSASLALYVLALLIALGGLLVLRTRAAIVNPQ; from the coding sequence ATGAGCACAGCCAATACCGCCGACACTGCCGGCACCGTCGCGCACGACCGCACCCATGCCACCATCACCTGGCGGCTGATGCCGCTGCTGCTGGTCTGTTACCTCTTTGCCCACCTGGACCGCATCAACATCGGCTTCGCCAAGATGCAGATGAGCGCCGACCTGCAGTTCAGCGACACGGTCTACGGCTTCGGCGCCGGGCTGTTCTTCATCGCCTATGCGCTGTTCGGGGTGCCCAGCAACATGGCCCTGGACCGGGTCGGTCCGCGGCGCTGGATCGCCACGCTGATGGTGGTCTGGGGCGCCTTGTCCACCGGTATGTTCCTCATCGACAGCGCCGCCGGTTTCTACGTATTGCGCTTTCTGCTGGGCGTGGCCGAGGCCGGTTTCTTTCCTGGCATCCTGGTCTTTCTCAACCGCTGGTATCCGGCCCGGCGCCGGGCCCAGGTGACCGCGTTGTTTGCCATCGCCGTGCCCATGGCCGGGGTGATTGGCGGGCCGTTGTCCGGCGGCATTCTCGAGCATTTCCATGATCTTGGTGGCCTGCGCGGCTGGCAATGGATGTTCGTCATCGAAGGGCTGCCGGTGATCCTGCTCGGCCTTGTCGTGCTCAAGTGCCTGCCGGACAATTTCGAGACGGTCAAGTGGCTCACACCGCAAGCCAAACAGCAGCTGCGCGAACAATTGAGCCTTGAAGAACAGCGCAAATCCATCACCTCGTTTTCGGCGATCCTCAACAATCGGCAGGTGTGGTTGTTGGTGGCGGTGTACTTCGCCGTGATGCTGGCGGTGAACACCCTGGCCTTCTGGATGCCCACCCTGATCCACGGCGCCGGCATCGGCAGCGACGGCAAGGTCGGGCTGCTCAGCGCGGTGCCCTACCTGGCCGGCTGTTTTTTCATGATCGGCTGCGGGCGTTCCTCCGACCGCCATCGCGAACGTCGCTGGCACCTGTGCGTGCCACTGTTGATGGCGGCGCTGGGCATTGCGGTCACCGGGCTCTCACCCGGCAATCCGACCCTGGTACTGAGCGGCCTGATTGTCGCCGGCATGGGCGCCAGTGCGGCGTTGCCGATGTTCTGGCAACTGCCGCCAGCCTTCCTGTCCAACGGCACCCAGGCCGCCGGTATCGCACTGATCAGCTCCTTCGGCAGCATCGCCTCATTCTTCGCGCCCTACCTGATCGGCTGGATGCGCGACACCACCCAGAGCGCCAGCCTCGCCTTGTATGTGCTGGCCCTGCTCATCGCCCTTGGCGGCTTGCTGGTGCTGCGCACCCGGGCCGCCATCGTCAACCCTCAATAA
- the hpaH gene encoding 2-oxo-hept-4-ene-1,7-dioate hydratase has product MLDQNFIQQAATRLDQAERSREQVRQFSLDHPDITIEDAYAIQRAWVAQKIKDGRKLVGHKIGLTSRAMQVSSNITEPDFGALLDDMFFDEGTDIPFERFIVPRVEVELAFILGKPLKGPNVTVFDVLDATDWVIPALEIIDARIQQVDPQTKATRKVFDTISDNAANAGVVMGGRAVRPTEIDLRKVPAVLYRNGVIEESGVSAAVLNHPAKGVAWLANKLAAYDVTLQPGQIILGGSFTRPVAANPGDTFHVDYDMLGSIACRFV; this is encoded by the coding sequence ATGCTTGACCAGAACTTCATCCAGCAAGCCGCCACCCGCCTCGACCAGGCCGAACGCTCCCGCGAGCAGGTGCGGCAGTTTTCCCTCGACCACCCGGACATCACCATTGAGGATGCCTACGCCATCCAGCGCGCCTGGGTCGCGCAGAAAATCAAGGACGGCCGCAAGCTGGTCGGCCACAAGATCGGCCTGACCTCCCGGGCCATGCAGGTGTCGTCGAACATCACCGAGCCGGACTTCGGTGCGCTGCTGGATGACATGTTCTTTGACGAAGGCACCGACATCCCGTTCGAGCGTTTCATCGTGCCACGGGTGGAAGTGGAACTGGCGTTCATACTCGGCAAGCCGTTGAAGGGTCCGAACGTGACGGTGTTCGACGTGCTCGACGCCACCGATTGGGTGATCCCGGCGCTGGAAATCATCGATGCGCGCATCCAGCAGGTCGACCCGCAGACCAAGGCGACCCGCAAGGTGTTCGACACCATCTCCGACAACGCCGCCAATGCCGGCGTGGTCATGGGCGGTCGCGCCGTACGTCCGACCGAGATCGACCTGCGCAAGGTGCCGGCGGTGCTCTACCGCAACGGCGTGATCGAAGAGTCCGGCGTCTCGGCGGCGGTGCTCAATCACCCGGCCAAAGGCGTGGCCTGGCTGGCGAACAAACTGGCGGCTTATGACGTCACCCTGCAACCGGGACAGATCATCCTCGGCGGCTCCTTCACCCGCCCCGTGGCAGCCAACCCCGGCGACACCTTTCATGTCGACTACGACATGCTCGGTTCCATCGCCTGCCGTTTCGTCTGA
- the hpaI gene encoding 4-hydroxy-2-oxoheptanedioate aldolase encodes MDMPINTFKQRLRSGEAQIGLWLGLADAYCAELAANAGFDWLLIDGEHAPNDLRTLLGQLQAVAPYPSQPVIRPVIGDTALIKQVLDIGVQTLLVPMVESADQARELVRAMHYPPHGVRGVGSALARASRWNSIPGYLDKADEQMCLLVQIESCEGLANLDAIAAVEGVDGVFIGPADLSASMGFRGNPGHPDVQAAIEDAIARIRQAGKAAGILSADEKLARRYIELGAAFVAVGVDTTVLMRGLQTLAAAFKDTPKPAAGGVY; translated from the coding sequence ATGGACATGCCCATCAATACCTTCAAGCAACGCCTGCGCAGCGGCGAGGCGCAGATCGGCCTGTGGCTGGGGTTGGCCGATGCCTACTGTGCGGAACTGGCGGCCAACGCCGGCTTCGACTGGCTGCTGATCGACGGTGAACACGCGCCCAACGACTTGCGCACCCTGCTCGGCCAGCTCCAGGCCGTGGCGCCCTACCCCAGCCAGCCGGTGATACGCCCGGTGATCGGTGACACTGCGCTGATCAAGCAAGTGCTCGATATCGGCGTGCAGACCCTGCTGGTGCCGATGGTGGAAAGCGCCGACCAGGCGCGCGAACTGGTGCGCGCCATGCACTACCCGCCCCATGGTGTACGCGGCGTCGGCAGCGCACTGGCCCGGGCGTCACGCTGGAACAGCATCCCCGGTTACCTCGACAAGGCCGATGAACAGATGTGCCTGTTGGTCCAGATCGAGAGCTGCGAAGGCCTGGCCAACCTGGATGCCATTGCGGCCGTGGAAGGTGTGGATGGGGTCTTTATCGGCCCGGCGGACCTGAGCGCGTCCATGGGGTTTCGTGGCAACCCCGGTCACCCGGATGTGCAAGCAGCCATCGAAGACGCCATCGCCCGCATCCGCCAGGCCGGCAAGGCGGCCGGGATTCTCAGCGCGGATGAAAAACTGGCCCGGCGCTATATCGAACTCGGCGCGGCGTTTGTCGCGGTGGGCGTGGATACCACGGTGTTGATGCGGGGCTTGCAGACACTCGCGGCGGCGTTCAAAGACACGCCAAAACCTGCGGCTGGCGGCGTGTACTGA